In Persephonella sp., a single window of DNA contains:
- a CDS encoding flavodoxin family protein — protein sequence MGKVLVLYDTQTGHTAKMAEYVAKGARKYPVEVRLKSVDEATKEDILWCDGIAVGSPTHLGVVSWKMKKFWDDLVDLWGEIDGKIGCAFSSSGGWGGGNEIACMSILTILMNYGFLVFGVTDYTGDKFTLHYGAVSAGEPRKEEEIKACERLGERLAQWVLVYVDGKKEYKKSQSQE from the coding sequence ATGGGTAAGGTTCTGGTTTTATATGACACTCAGACAGGACATACTGCAAAAATGGCCGAGTATGTGGCAAAAGGAGCAAGAAAATATCCTGTTGAGGTCAGGCTTAAAAGTGTTGATGAGGCCACAAAAGAAGATATTCTCTGGTGTGATGGTATAGCCGTTGGTAGCCCTACACATCTTGGTGTTGTTTCATGGAAAATGAAAAAGTTCTGGGACGACCTTGTTGATTTATGGGGAGAAATTGATGGCAAGATTGGATGTGCTTTTTCTTCCTCTGGTGGATGGGGTGGTGGTAATGAAATAGCCTGTATGTCAATACTTACAATTTTGATGAATTATGGGTTTTTGGTATTTGGAGTTACAGATTATACAGGGGATAAATTTACCCTTCACTACGGAGCTGTTTCTGCAGGTGAGCCGAGAAAGGAAGAAGAAATCAAAGCCTGTGAAAGACTGGGAGAAAGGCTTGCCCAGTGGGTTTTAGTATATGTTGATGGCAAAAAGGAATATAAAAAATCACAATCTCAGGAATAA
- the mfd gene encoding transcription-repair coupling factor, which translates to MKKLYGFTGSLPEYYLVAKTEGKSLVITEDQKRKKLFLNDARVYANYLKKDIQIVELPSQIDKYDLELQIRRNFALTQLIKSKKPVIAVSDPNIFNTTIRKNFDKEIITVSIGTDLDRDYLLYKLVEHGYIREENVENEGEFSVKGGIVRIYIPFRGVFEIDFFGDTVENIFQISKLNTRKEVNQIDIYPLYDEPVILRSGIEIQFKETEKENISKFIKNADFYYLNIYREIGKDTYLLDKVSGGEKPDYSDFKKVRLPLRQPAVLEEEKIIFLPENQESLDFEFSPLEVGDYIIHEDYGIGIFRGIETREIKGKAYDFMILEYAGGEKIYVSYLHFDKIYRYTPQGNVVLDKIGGTSWRNLKRKIKNSLKKVAKELIKLYSQRQQITRPPFNISDELISEFEKSFPYIETPDQLKAINDVKKDMSSNKPMERVICGDVGFGKTEVALRAAFIAAINGKQTAVLTPTTILSYQHYRNFKERLEPFGIKVENLSRLKSKKETEQILKQLEEGKIDVVIGTHKLLQDNVKFKNLGLLIIDEEHRFGVRAKEKIRHIKKDVDTLYMTATPIPRTLNMALSGLKELSVIKTPPEGRLETKTYVFVESENIIKKAIEFELNRKGQVFYLHNRIDTIEEKAKTLKDIFPQANVEVAHGRMKPKQIEKVILDFIERKIDILVSTSIIETGIDIPTANTLIVERADLFGLAQLYHLRGRVGRGNIQAYCYLLVPPEISKDAEKRLDAILRLTRPGSGLKISIEDMQIRGAGNILGVEQSGHIKAVGYEMYIKLLQETISEEKGSSEKEPVMVVDIESYIPDEFIPDPKERMNIYMTVSKAIDYKEIEHIHKYLKEFYSGLPDVFELYLEIEKLKRAATGKGINKIELREPVTTIYMDTENPPSPEFIMELPKIFDIKFLSPEKVEIFLNKKEIPKLTELFLRL; encoded by the coding sequence ATGAAAAAGCTATACGGGTTTACAGGTTCTCTTCCTGAATATTATCTGGTTGCCAAAACAGAAGGAAAATCTTTAGTAATCACAGAAGACCAAAAGAGAAAAAAACTATTTTTAAATGATGCCAGAGTCTATGCTAATTATCTAAAAAAAGATATCCAGATTGTTGAACTGCCATCCCAGATTGATAAGTATGACCTTGAGCTTCAGATTAGAAGAAATTTTGCCCTTACCCAGCTAATAAAAAGCAAAAAACCGGTTATAGCTGTTTCAGACCCTAACATATTCAATACAACTATTAGAAAAAATTTTGATAAAGAAATAATTACTGTTTCCATAGGAACAGATTTAGATAGGGATTACTTACTTTACAAACTTGTTGAACATGGATACATTAGGGAAGAAAATGTTGAAAATGAAGGAGAGTTTTCAGTAAAAGGTGGAATTGTTAGGATTTATATCCCTTTTAGGGGAGTTTTTGAGATAGATTTTTTCGGGGATACAGTTGAAAATATATTCCAGATTTCAAAGCTTAACACCAGAAAAGAAGTAAATCAGATAGATATTTATCCCCTTTATGACGAACCTGTTATTCTCCGTTCAGGGATTGAAATTCAGTTTAAAGAGACGGAAAAAGAAAATATTAGCAAATTTATCAAGAATGCTGACTTTTATTATCTCAATATATACAGAGAGATTGGGAAAGACACATATCTACTGGATAAAGTATCCGGTGGAGAAAAACCTGATTACTCAGATTTCAAAAAAGTCCGTCTTCCACTAAGACAACCTGCTGTCTTAGAAGAAGAAAAAATCATTTTTCTTCCAGAGAACCAAGAAAGCCTTGATTTTGAATTTTCTCCCCTTGAAGTAGGAGATTATATAATTCATGAAGATTACGGAATAGGAATATTCAGGGGAATAGAAACAAGGGAAATCAAAGGAAAAGCCTATGATTTTATGATTCTTGAGTATGCAGGAGGAGAAAAGATATATGTATCCTATCTGCATTTTGATAAGATTTACAGATATACTCCACAGGGAAATGTTGTTTTAGACAAAATAGGCGGAACCTCATGGCGTAATCTCAAAAGAAAAATAAAAAATTCCCTTAAAAAAGTAGCCAAGGAACTGATTAAGCTTTATTCCCAGCGCCAGCAGATAACAAGACCACCGTTTAATATATCAGATGAGCTTATTTCTGAATTTGAAAAAAGCTTTCCCTACATAGAAACTCCAGACCAGCTAAAAGCCATAAATGATGTCAAAAAAGATATGTCCTCTAACAAACCTATGGAAAGGGTTATTTGCGGAGATGTTGGGTTTGGTAAAACAGAAGTTGCTTTGAGGGCTGCTTTTATTGCTGCTATTAATGGTAAACAAACAGCAGTTTTAACCCCGACTACTATACTCTCTTATCAGCATTACAGGAATTTCAAAGAAAGGCTTGAACCATTCGGAATAAAAGTAGAAAATCTATCACGGCTAAAATCAAAAAAGGAAACAGAACAGATTTTAAAGCAGCTTGAAGAAGGGAAAATAGACGTTGTTATAGGAACCCACAAGTTACTTCAAGATAATGTTAAATTCAAAAATCTGGGCTTATTAATCATAGATGAGGAACACAGATTTGGGGTCCGTGCAAAAGAAAAGATAAGACATATCAAAAAAGATGTGGATACCCTTTATATGACAGCAACTCCTATACCGAGAACATTAAATATGGCACTTTCAGGTTTAAAAGAACTATCTGTAATTAAAACTCCCCCTGAAGGTAGGCTTGAAACAAAAACCTATGTATTTGTTGAAAGTGAGAATATAATCAAAAAAGCAATTGAGTTTGAACTAAATAGAAAAGGTCAGGTGTTTTATTTGCATAACCGTATTGATACTATTGAGGAAAAAGCTAAAACACTTAAAGATATATTCCCACAGGCAAATGTTGAAGTTGCCCATGGCAGAATGAAACCTAAACAGATTGAAAAGGTAATACTTGATTTTATAGAAAGGAAAATAGATATTCTGGTTTCCACATCAATAATAGAAACAGGGATAGATATCCCAACTGCAAACACTCTTATTGTTGAAAGGGCAGACCTTTTTGGTCTTGCACAGCTTTATCATCTTAGAGGCAGAGTGGGTAGGGGAAACATTCAGGCATACTGCTATCTTCTTGTTCCTCCTGAAATATCAAAAGATGCAGAAAAAAGGCTTGATGCAATTCTAAGGTTAACAAGACCTGGCTCAGGCCTGAAAATTTCTATTGAGGATATGCAGATTAGAGGAGCAGGAAATATACTTGGAGTTGAACAGAGCGGGCACATAAAAGCTGTAGGATATGAAATGTATATAAAACTGCTTCAGGAAACTATTTCTGAAGAAAAAGGTAGTTCAGAAAAAGAACCTGTAATGGTTGTAGATATAGAAAGTTATATACCTGATGAGTTTATACCTGACCCTAAAGAAAGGATGAACATATATATGACTGTGTCTAAAGCTATAGACTATAAAGAAATAGAACATATCCATAAGTATCTCAAGGAATTTTATTCAGGGCTACCTGATGTGTTTGAATTATATCTGGAGATTGAAAAACTCAAAAGGGCAGCGACAGGCAAAGGTATTAACAAAATAGAACTCAGGGAACCTGTCACAACAATTTATATGGATACAGAAAATCCACCTTCACCGGAATTTATAATGGAACTTCCGAAAATTTTTGATATTAAGTTTTTATCACCTGAAAAGGTTGAGATATTTTTAAATAAAAAGGAGATACCTAAGCTAACAGAATTATTCCTGAGATTGTGA
- a CDS encoding phosphate-starvation-inducible PsiE family protein: protein MPMRDRFKDILKPHEIHRKLGNFLEFLEDIIVLILLILLFMLSIYALYDIFLSLTKAKVKVYDLIPKFIYLFILVELFRLTIEYLKERRIDTSLIVKTTLIAVLREIIIKAPHFKPLDYIGIGVLTLILALMYYVPKYIFVSEEKFEIKQKPQRLKARRLARTLKNE from the coding sequence ATGCCGATGAGGGATAGATTTAAAGATATATTAAAACCCCATGAAATACATAGGAAATTAGGGAATTTTCTTGAATTTTTAGAAGATATTATTGTCCTTATACTTCTAATACTACTTTTTATGCTTAGTATTTATGCTCTCTATGATATTTTCCTTTCTTTAACAAAAGCTAAAGTTAAAGTTTATGACCTTATCCCAAAGTTTATATATCTATTTATCCTTGTTGAGTTATTCAGGCTTACAATAGAATACTTGAAAGAAAGGCGGATTGATACATCTCTAATAGTAAAAACAACTCTTATTGCTGTTTTAAGGGAAATAATTATAAAAGCGCCACATTTTAAACCTCTTGATTATATAGGAATAGGAGTTCTTACCCTAATTCTTGCATTGATGTATTATGTCCCTAAATATATCTTTGTTTCTGAAGAAAAATTTGAGATTAAACAAAAGCCCCAAAGACTAAAGGCAAGAAGACTTGCAAGAACTCTTAAAAATGAATAA
- a CDS encoding lytic transglycosylase domain-containing protein has product MKRFSGLIIAFFVVFFLATAKEIEKSNSWAYKNFKLQKIGIANYSLIRNRVILFRKRGLPRIKIILNRGKKYIPAIRKIFKEYGIPEDMAFLPIIESHFNIYVKSPAGARGLWQFMPHTARTYGLKINKWVDERLDPEKSTIAAALYLKDLHSIFEDWGLALASYNAGEGTIIRKINRYRARNFWDIDEYLSRETRNYVPNFIATVIIVKDLLKKENFNYDYISYDVVKLNKPVSLKYIAKNTGIPYKKLKEMNPHLKRGVIPPDNQEYNLYVPKGMKNAVLYVVENAPLKKYPALINYQVQKGDTLAKIAKKFHTSVKRLKKLNHLKSSYINSKMIITVPSYILAPPDYYRGLIDLTDELIYTQKGFYYRVKRGDTLRKISRKFGVSITVIKLWNKLKGNIYPNMKLFIPVKKRDVKQVKKLIKVKMNG; this is encoded by the coding sequence ATGAAAAGATTTTCAGGATTAATTATAGCATTTTTTGTAGTGTTTTTCTTGGCTACTGCAAAGGAAATAGAGAAGTCTAACTCATGGGCTTATAAAAACTTTAAACTACAAAAGATAGGAATTGCTAACTATTCTCTGATTAGAAACAGGGTAATCCTTTTTAGAAAGAGAGGTTTACCAAGAATAAAGATTATCCTCAACAGAGGAAAAAAATATATTCCTGCCATAAGAAAAATCTTCAAAGAATATGGAATTCCGGAGGATATGGCTTTTCTACCAATAATAGAAAGCCATTTCAACATTTATGTAAAATCCCCTGCAGGAGCTCGGGGATTATGGCAGTTTATGCCTCATACAGCCAGAACGTATGGGCTGAAAATAAACAAATGGGTTGATGAAAGACTCGACCCTGAAAAATCCACAATAGCAGCAGCCCTTTATCTAAAAGACTTGCATAGCATTTTTGAAGATTGGGGACTTGCCCTTGCCAGTTATAATGCAGGTGAAGGAACAATAATAAGAAAAATCAACAGATACAGGGCAAGAAATTTTTGGGATATAGATGAGTATCTTTCAAGGGAAACCAGAAATTACGTGCCTAACTTTATTGCAACGGTAATAATAGTCAAAGATTTATTGAAAAAGGAAAATTTCAATTATGACTATATTAGCTATGATGTAGTAAAACTAAACAAACCTGTATCTCTTAAATATATAGCAAAAAATACAGGTATTCCATATAAAAAACTAAAAGAGATGAACCCCCATCTAAAAAGGGGCGTTATTCCACCTGATAATCAGGAATATAACCTGTATGTTCCAAAGGGAATGAAAAATGCTGTTTTATATGTTGTAGAAAATGCACCACTGAAAAAATATCCAGCATTGATTAATTATCAGGTTCAAAAGGGGGATACCCTTGCTAAAATAGCCAAAAAATTCCATACATCAGTCAAAAGGCTAAAAAAACTAAATCATTTAAAATCTTCCTATATTAACTCTAAGATGATAATTACTGTTCCATCATATATCCTTGCACCTCCCGATTATTATAGAGGCTTAATTGACCTGACAGACGAGTTGATTTATACTCAAAAAGGTTTTTATTACAGAGTTAAAAGAGGAGATACTTTAAGAAAAATCTCCCGTAAGTTTGGAGTTTCTATAACAGTTATTAAACTATGGAATAAGCTAAAGGGAAATATTTATCCTAATATGAAGCTATTCATCCCTGTAAAGAAAAGGGATGTTAAACAGGTTAAAAAGCTGATAAAAGTTAAAATGAATGGATAA
- a CDS encoding radical SAM protein: MKYLFGPVNSRRFGLSLGIDLSPDKKSCNFDCLYCELDKAKPVSTIQNEPNPDEIVAEVKHFLQKNPYPEVITITANGEPTLYSKLDVLIEKLQKIKGNSQLLILSNGSTIHKKEIQEALKNLDIVKISLDAADQRTFQKVNKTLKGIKVENIIQGLQEFRKIFKGTLVIEILVVKNVNDSPENIKKIAEVLKDIKPDRVDLGTVDRPPAYRVFPVSDEELLKLGECLKDFNLNIITRGKDNILSEFQLSEEEILNTFKRRPYTYSDIEKVFNQETVNKIKDMISNGKLIEKKVGNTFFILPG; the protein is encoded by the coding sequence ATGAAATACCTGTTTGGACCTGTTAATTCACGACGATTTGGACTATCTCTGGGAATTGATTTATCTCCAGATAAAAAATCGTGCAATTTTGACTGCCTTTATTGTGAGCTGGATAAGGCTAAACCGGTTTCCACCATACAAAATGAACCTAACCCAGATGAGATAGTAGCCGAAGTAAAGCATTTTTTACAAAAAAATCCATATCCTGAGGTCATCACAATAACTGCAAATGGCGAGCCAACCTTATACTCAAAACTTGATGTGCTAATTGAAAAACTACAAAAGATAAAAGGAAACTCCCAGCTTCTCATACTTTCAAATGGTTCAACAATTCACAAAAAAGAAATCCAGGAAGCTTTGAAAAATCTTGATATTGTTAAGATTTCCCTTGATGCTGCTGACCAGAGAACATTTCAAAAAGTTAACAAAACACTTAAGGGAATAAAAGTAGAAAATATAATTCAGGGACTACAAGAATTCAGGAAAATTTTCAAAGGAACTCTTGTTATTGAAATTTTGGTGGTAAAAAATGTAAATGATTCACCTGAAAATATAAAAAAGATAGCCGAAGTTTTAAAGGATATTAAACCTGATAGAGTTGACCTTGGAACTGTTGACAGACCTCCTGCATACCGTGTTTTTCCGGTATCAGACGAAGAACTACTTAAATTAGGGGAGTGTCTTAAGGATTTTAATCTAAATATCATAACCCGTGGTAAAGATAATATTCTCTCTGAATTCCAGTTATCAGAGGAAGAAATCCTGAACACATTTAAACGAAGACCTTACACATATTCAGACATAGAAAAGGTTTTTAATCAAGAAACAGTAAACAAAATTAAAGATATGATTTCCAATGGAAAACTTATTGAAAAGAAAGTAGGAAATACTTTTTTCATACTTCCAGGGTAG
- a CDS encoding DUF2267 domain-containing protein, translating into MNFEKYVQKGNEFLKELAEELGTPGDKDRAARILRAVLHALRKRLTPEEFLDLLAQLPMCIKAIAVDGWRIHESPDKSIKHIDDLIEAVMEEDRRTAARDLGNEEHAKEAIKAVIRVIKRHVSDGEIKDVEAELPKQLREFIEEA; encoded by the coding sequence ATGAATTTCGAAAAATATGTCCAAAAAGGAAATGAGTTCTTAAAAGAACTTGCAGAAGAACTTGGAACTCCAGGAGATAAAGACAGAGCTGCAAGAATACTCCGTGCAGTATTACACGCCCTTAGAAAAAGACTTACACCAGAAGAATTTTTAGATTTACTCGCACAACTACCAATGTGCATTAAAGCAATAGCTGTGGATGGCTGGAGAATTCATGAAAGTCCGGATAAGTCTATTAAACATATAGATGACCTTATAGAAGCAGTTATGGAAGAGGACAGAAGAACTGCAGCAAGAGACCTTGGTAATGAAGAACATGCCAAAGAAGCTATAAAAGCTGTAATAAGAGTAATCAAAAGACATGTATCTGACGGTGAAATAAAAGATGTAGAAGCTGAACTTCCAAAACAACTAAGAGAGTTTATAGAAGAAGCATAA
- a CDS encoding aldo/keto reductase: MIYKNFANMKLSEIGIGTYLGQPDDQTDQNYLETITEGIKRGITVIDTAINYRNMRSEVVVGKAIKSTNRKDVYISTKGGYLAVPYNIQQDATQWFKENFVQTGIVSPSEITQTGNIISTKYIDWAFEQSLKNLDTDYIDIYFLHNPEDQLLKFDREAFLDRLRGVFRLLEGKVQEGKLRFYGLATWNGFRVPENHRQYLNLYEIYQLAKEVGGESHHFRSIQLPYNLAMLEAYNLKNQEINGEKLSTLEAAEKLGIYTYISAPTMQGRLIRPVAPEILERFKVKKYSHIPIQFVRSTKGVGTTLIGMSKKQHLLENLEIEDIQPLPPEEIDNMINSRKI, from the coding sequence GTGATATATAAAAATTTTGCCAATATGAAATTATCAGAGATAGGAATAGGAACATATCTTGGTCAGCCTGATGACCAGACAGACCAGAATTATCTGGAAACAATCACAGAAGGAATCAAAAGAGGAATTACCGTAATAGATACAGCCATAAACTACAGGAATATGCGAAGTGAAGTTGTTGTTGGAAAAGCTATAAAAAGCACAAATAGAAAAGATGTTTATATTTCTACTAAAGGTGGATATCTTGCGGTTCCATATAATATTCAGCAGGATGCAACCCAGTGGTTTAAAGAAAATTTTGTCCAGACAGGGATAGTATCTCCTTCAGAAATCACCCAAACAGGAAATATTATTTCTACTAAATATATAGACTGGGCTTTTGAGCAGAGCTTAAAAAATTTGGACACAGATTATATTGATATCTACTTTTTGCATAATCCGGAAGACCAACTACTGAAATTTGATAGAGAGGCTTTTTTAGACAGATTAAGGGGTGTTTTTAGACTTCTAGAAGGAAAGGTTCAGGAAGGTAAACTCAGATTTTATGGTCTTGCCACCTGGAATGGCTTTAGAGTTCCTGAAAACCACCGGCAATATCTAAATCTGTATGAGATATACCAACTGGCTAAAGAGGTAGGGGGAGAATCTCATCATTTTAGATCTATACAACTGCCTTATAATCTGGCTATGCTTGAGGCGTATAATCTGAAAAATCAAGAGATAAATGGAGAGAAACTATCCACCCTTGAAGCAGCCGAAAAACTTGGAATTTATACATATATCAGCGCACCAACCATGCAAGGAAGATTAATCAGGCCGGTAGCTCCTGAAATCTTAGAAAGATTTAAAGTCAAAAAATATTCCCATATTCCTATCCAATTTGTAAGAAGCACAAAAGGAGTAGGAACAACGCTAATAGGAATGTCAAAAAAGCAGCATTTATTAGAAAATCTTGAGATAGAAGATATCCAACCACTACCTCCTGAAGAAATAGATAATATGATAAACTCAAGAAAAATTTAA
- the glp gene encoding gephyrin-like molybdotransferase Glp, whose protein sequence is MISYEKAVKIIVDNTKRLGIEKVFLDKALGRVLAEDIYADADNPPADNSGMDGFAVRYEDIKGATEEEPAVLEIIGESKAGGEPVLVKPGTAAYIFTGGLIPEGADTVIQKELAKVEDNKVFIFQELHKGANIRPQGGDYKKGDLLIKKGKRLRPAEIGILSSVNKPTVYVYQVPRVGIITTGDEIIDVGEPFERKSQIRTSNTYSIYSQVIEAGGEPVIIGFAKDEPADIERKLSYAKSCDILLTTGGVSVGEYDLVKDFVVKVLGVEILFWKVKQKPGKPVAFGVWGAEKEKLFFGIPGNPVAAMVVFENMVKPAIRKMRGDEKLFNPVIKAKLKGGYKRKKGERLEFIRVALELTDEGFIATPFGKQGSNILTGMVYAHGFGIVDVGITEIKDGEEIKVSVFDTSFMEGEKI, encoded by the coding sequence ATGATAAGCTATGAAAAAGCAGTTAAGATAATCGTTGATAACACAAAAAGACTTGGAATTGAAAAGGTATTTCTGGATAAAGCACTTGGAAGAGTTCTTGCAGAAGATATATATGCAGATGCAGATAATCCCCCTGCAGATAACAGCGGTATGGACGGCTTTGCTGTCAGGTATGAGGATATAAAAGGTGCAACAGAAGAAGAACCTGCTGTGCTTGAAATTATTGGGGAATCAAAAGCAGGAGGAGAACCTGTATTAGTCAAACCGGGAACAGCCGCTTATATATTCACAGGAGGATTAATTCCCGAAGGAGCCGATACAGTTATCCAAAAGGAATTAGCAAAAGTAGAAGATAACAAGGTTTTTATATTTCAGGAACTACATAAAGGAGCAAATATAAGACCACAGGGCGGAGATTATAAAAAAGGAGACCTATTAATTAAAAAAGGCAAAAGGCTAAGACCTGCAGAGATAGGAATTTTGTCATCTGTAAACAAGCCTACCGTTTATGTTTATCAGGTTCCACGGGTTGGAATTATAACAACAGGGGACGAAATAATAGATGTTGGAGAACCATTTGAAAGAAAATCCCAGATTAGAACATCAAACACTTATTCAATATATTCACAGGTGATAGAAGCAGGTGGAGAACCCGTAATAATAGGATTTGCAAAAGATGAGCCTGCAGATATTGAGAGAAAACTGTCCTATGCTAAAAGCTGCGATATTTTACTGACAACAGGTGGCGTTTCTGTAGGAGAATATGACCTTGTTAAAGATTTCGTTGTTAAAGTCCTTGGAGTAGAAATACTATTCTGGAAGGTAAAACAAAAACCTGGAAAACCTGTTGCATTTGGCGTTTGGGGGGCAGAAAAAGAAAAACTATTTTTCGGTATTCCCGGTAACCCTGTTGCAGCAATGGTTGTATTTGAAAATATGGTAAAACCTGCTATTAGAAAAATGAGAGGGGATGAAAAATTATTTAATCCTGTAATAAAAGCAAAACTAAAAGGCGGATATAAAAGAAAAAAAGGGGAAAGGTTGGAGTTTATCAGGGTTGCACTGGAACTTACAGATGAAGGTTTTATTGCAACACCTTTTGGTAAACAAGGTTCAAACATACTGACAGGAATGGTTTATGCCCATGGCTTTGGAATTGTCGATGTAGGAATCACAGAAATAAAAGACGGAGAAGAAATCAAAGTTAGCGTATTTGATACATCATTTATGGAAGGTGAAAAAATATGA
- the hisC gene encoding histidinol-phosphate transaminase, with amino-acid sequence MIEHPKYLKNVQIYQPGKPIEELQRELGINEIVKLASNENPFGCSLFVKKKIEAEATNINRYPDGGAYYLRKALSEFLVVDPDQIIFGNGSNEILDMIARVFLAGGKEALFFQGSFVVYKLVTQINGGKFREIPLECDFSRDLNKLLDAITPETRVIFIDNPCNPTGFANKKEEFNEFIKNLPDHVLLVIDEAYFEYARHHGVPDSVNYIRRINPEIPEKNIIVLRTFSKAYGLAGLRIGYGIAKKEIIEILEKVRQPFNTNHLAQVAAIEALKDQEFVEFCVQENEKGKEQLYEGLERRGIEFIPTYANFIMFKVDNAREIYENLLKLGIIVRPAFGFDNYLRVSIGRQDENEKFLKALDKLGISCK; translated from the coding sequence ATGATTGAACACCCTAAATATTTAAAAAATGTGCAGATATACCAGCCGGGAAAACCTATTGAAGAGCTCCAAAGGGAGCTTGGTATTAATGAGATAGTAAAACTGGCTTCTAATGAAAACCCTTTTGGATGTTCTTTATTTGTTAAGAAAAAAATAGAAGCAGAAGCAACAAATATAAATAGATATCCTGATGGTGGAGCTTATTATCTAAGAAAGGCTTTATCTGAATTTCTTGTTGTTGACCCAGACCAGATTATATTCGGGAACGGCTCAAATGAAATTCTTGATATGATAGCAAGGGTTTTTCTCGCAGGTGGAAAAGAGGCATTATTTTTTCAGGGAAGCTTTGTTGTTTACAAGCTGGTAACCCAAATTAATGGTGGAAAGTTCAGAGAAATTCCCCTTGAGTGTGATTTTTCAAGGGATTTAAATAAACTCCTTGATGCTATAACCCCAGAAACAAGGGTTATATTTATTGATAATCCCTGTAATCCTACAGGTTTTGCCAATAAAAAAGAAGAATTTAATGAGTTTATCAAAAATTTACCTGACCATGTTCTTCTGGTTATTGATGAGGCATATTTTGAGTATGCAAGGCATCACGGGGTTCCCGATTCGGTAAACTATATCAGAAGAATAAATCCTGAAATTCCTGAAAAAAATATTATTGTTCTGAGGACTTTCTCAAAGGCTTACGGCCTTGCAGGCCTCAGAATAGGATATGGTATTGCCAAAAAAGAAATAATTGAAATACTGGAGAAAGTCAGACAGCCTTTTAACACAAATCATCTTGCACAGGTTGCCGCTATAGAGGCTTTAAAAGACCAGGAATTTGTTGAGTTTTGTGTTCAGGAAAATGAAAAAGGAAAAGAACAGCTTTATGAAGGTTTAGAAAGAAGGGGTATAGAGTTTATCCCCACCTATGCAAATTTCATAATGTTTAAAGTGGATAATGCAAGAGAAATTTATGAAAACTTGCTTAAACTGGGGATTATAGTTAGACCGGCATTTGGATTTGATAATTATTTGAGAGTTTCCATTGGTAGACAGGATGAGAATGAAAAATTCCTGAAAGCACTGGATAAACTTGGAATTTCCTGTAAATAA